CCTATAATAGCTTAGCCCAATATGTGCCCTTAACCCGGAACAACTTAGCACGTAGTGATATTAAAATGTGAGTACGTGCTAAGCTGTTTCAGAAATAAAACTTACCTGATTACAACAAAAAGGGGGTTACAGAAAAAAAATATCGTGATTTCCCTGAGCATATTATATAAAGATAAACGAGTTATGATTTTAAGTATTTGTGTTTGAAAACAGGCGTAAACCAGGAACTTAAGTATAAGTCATAAAGCGAGATATGTATTTTAATACTGAAGTCTTGAATGAATTACACCCTGAGTGGCTTGATATGGGATAAGTTATGAGAGTGTGCATATAATTAATATAGTAGGGTAAAAATATAATTAGGGAAGTTATTTTTCTTGACTATATTATAGTAGTGAAAGGTTTTTTAAGTTGGAATGGAATATAATAAAAAATATAGGAGAATGTTATGAGAAGATTATTAGTATTAGTGGCGATGATGGTCACATTTTCAATCCTGCTGGCAGTTGCAGTAGATGATATAACTGCTTTAGGCATAGCTGAATATCAGTTAGAGCTTAAAGGCAAGACAGATTTTAGTATCACAGGCGAGGAGATAATCCCCGGAGCATCAGGCGAGGCAGTGGCTTATGTATATCAGTTATCACCGCAGGGATTTGTCATCGTGAGTGTGGATACTGATCTTCCACCTGTAGTGGGTTATTCTTTCACCAATGACTTTTCTTTTGAAGACACTCACAGCGAGGGTTATCTTTATATTCAGACAGATATGAATAATCGTCTAGCAGCTCGTGAGATCACTCCAGTAGAAATATTAACTGAAAACCGGACAAAGTGGAATGCTTATTTGAATGAAGATGACTCAGCTTTCATGAGCCGAGATCGTGCAGTATACCCACCCGAAGGCTATTCTTCCACGGGTGGCTGGGTAGATCTGCAATGGGATCAGGGTTATCCCTGGAATGCATATTGTCCCATGGATGATGTAAATGGTGGCAGAGCGGTATCAGGATGTGTGGCAACTGCTTTATCTATGATCCTGGCTTATCATGAATATATCGGTGATGCCAGTTATAGTAATAATGATGATTATGCCAGCAATTATGAGGGTTTTTACTGTCTGATAGATAATGATTTTGAAGAAAATGATTTTCCTGATTTTCCAACCTTGAATACTTATCTGGTAGATGTTCAGGAATATTTTGCTGGTGTGGATCCCATGAACAATCATGTCCTGGCTACTTTAAATTTTGCAGCAGGTGTAGCTGTGCGGATGAAATATTCCAATGTTGCTTCAGGTTCTTATGTATACTGGTCAGGACACAATGATTCCAGAGAAGCCTTTTTAAATAAATTTGGTTATGATACTGCTGTAGGAATGTCCGGCAGCAGTCCACAGTTCTATAGTGAGCTTCAGGATGATATGATGAATGGTCGCCCGGCAATGTTTGGGATTTTAGGTGGAACTGATGGTCATGCAATTATCGGTGACGGCTATAATACAGGAGATGGCACCTATCACCTTAATATGGGCTGGGGTGGATATGATAATGGCTGGTATTCACTTCCTTATGGTATGCCTGCTGGTTATAATGTCATTGATAATGCAATTATTAATATCGAAGGTGGCGGCACTTTATTTGATCTTTTTGCGCTGATTTCCAATAGTGATGGAACAATTCCTGCCAATGCAGATATCGAGTTCAGAGGCAGCAGATTATATGATGGTAATCTTGATGGTGGTGGATCATTTGCCTTTGATTTCATGCATGAAGGCACCTATAATGTTACAGTTAATTATGAGAATCCAGGTGGTGGATATTTTTATAAATCACAAACCTTTGATCTGGATGACAGTAATGATTTCCTGATGATGACTTTGGATGATTACACTACCTTAACTGGTAATGTTAGTGGTGTGGCAAGTCCAGCTGGAACTGAGATCACTTATTATAATGAAGAAGGTGAAATAATGAGCAGTGGCGTTACTGATGCCAGCGGAAATTATTCCATAGCAGGGATCATGCCTGGTACATACCTGGCAACAGCATCCTGGGGTGGAACTTATTTTGCTGAACAGGAAGTGGAGATCACGGCTACTCAGCAGAACTTTGATTTTACTCTGGAAAATTATCCTGAGTCAGGAACACTTAGCTATTGTGGAGACACAGGAGAAATATTCCATTTGATCCCTACTACAATGAGTTGTGCTTTCAAACTTACTCCAGAAGACCTGACAGATTATCTGGATACTATCTTCAATAAAGTTCGCTTTA
This window of the Candidatus Stygibacter australis genome carries:
- a CDS encoding C10 family peptidase, with the translated sequence MRRLLVLVAMMVTFSILLAVAVDDITALGIAEYQLELKGKTDFSITGEEIIPGASGEAVAYVYQLSPQGFVIVSVDTDLPPVVGYSFTNDFSFEDTHSEGYLYIQTDMNNRLAAREITPVEILTENRTKWNAYLNEDDSAFMSRDRAVYPPEGYSSTGGWVDLQWDQGYPWNAYCPMDDVNGGRAVSGCVATALSMILAYHEYIGDASYSNNDDYASNYEGFYCLIDNDFEENDFPDFPTLNTYLVDVQEYFAGVDPMNNHVLATLNFAAGVAVRMKYSNVASGSYVYWSGHNDSREAFLNKFGYDTAVGMSGSSPQFYSELQDDMMNGRPAMFGILGGTDGHAIIGDGYNTGDGTYHLNMGWGGYDNGWYSLPYGMPAGYNVIDNAIINIEGGGTLFDLFALISNSDGTIPANADIEFRGSRLYDGNLDGGGSFAFDFMHEGTYNVTVNYENPGGGYFYKSQTFDLDDSNDFLMMTLDDYTTLTGNVSGVASPAGTEITYYNEEGEIMSSGVTDASGNYSIAGIMPGTYLATASWGGTYFAEQEVEITATQQNFDFTLENYPESGTLSYCGDTGEIFHLIPTTMSCAFKLTPEDLTDYLDTIFNKVRFISPISMADGQLWGQIWAGGTLVSEKAVDSFNYGELVEVTFDNMVPIEPDMDYYIGFKVQSTTADLAWFDTSPRVPGKGAWFRINSWTEVNSSYDHNFMITAKVISMIADGEEMDINPVTTQLGQNYPNPFNPETNIAFSLAETSQTSLEIYNVKGQKVRTLVNGILEEGEHIMHWNGVDDSGKPVSSGIYFYKLKDGKYTSTKKMILMK